A segment of the Elaeis guineensis isolate ETL-2024a chromosome 6, EG11, whole genome shotgun sequence genome:
CGGCAGGTCAGTGGCCATTGGTATGCTCTATGTGCGAAATTCAAACACTCGAGGAAGCCACTCATGCTTATCACACCATCATGTTTGGCATCACCACTCCCTAGAAAAGCCAATTTGTGGTAGTCCACCTCCTGCACTTATCATGACATTGCACCTGTCCTCCTGTTACACACCGCATTATACATATGATGGTCCGTGTCTTCCTGCTTGGCATGGTTCTTcttatcttccagcttcttgcatGATGACCTAGCTATTTATACTACTTTATTAGAAACGTTGTGTTGAGTTACAGGTGTACCCCACAAGTCAAATACTATATAGATAGTTTGCAAGGTTCCCATCATAGTACCTAGGGTGGATGGTCTATACTTTATTATATCTTCCTTTATACTCACATGTATACGTGATACGATCAGTTTTTTCACATGATCATAGTTTCTGTTACATGATACTTTGCAGGTTGATAGCATATGTATGTCTACATGTGCTCGCCAAAATTTCAGCATGCTGTTATCAACATTACCTCATCCTAGCTAGAAAGAATCCAATGCTTAAATAGTCACTTTTATACAAGTGAGAGCTGATGGCAATATTATCAAAGCCGGGCAACCATATGGTCATATGTGGCCAATCCAAGAGAAAGGGGGTGGCTGGAAGGTGTTTGCAAGACTGGCTATATCTCCCCAAGGCAATACTCCTATGTAGCCATTTTTGGCATAAAAAGTGCAGGCCAACTTTGTCCCCCCCAAAAATAAGTCCCTAGGCCCAAACATCATGCAGTGGATGAATTGGAGTGTGTACGGTAGGCATCACAATACTGCCACATGGCAATATACATCCATACAACCATTTCTACATAAACAATATATGGGCAATTGTGACCAAACTATATTCTACAAATTCATGAGGCACAGGCGAGGGGGCATGGTTGGCGGTTGTTGCACCCACATTCAATCTCACCTCGTTATGCTTGACCATTTTTCACAAATGGTGTAAGGGCAGTTTTGtcctaaccaaaaaaaaaaaaaaaaacaattatcCCCTCAAATTCTTCCTTCAACCAAACAATATCATAATAGAATAACCTCCAAACTTACCCATCCAACCAAACACACAAAAAACTTATTCCACCAAATGGTCTTATATTATAGATCAAGGAAAAAATATATAATGAGCAtggaataaaaatttcatattgatCCAAAACAATCCATATGCTCCCATTTTCAATAAGATTCCAGCTAAAAGCATGCATGTACTGAAACATACTCCATACTTATCCGGATAACTTTTCCTCATTCGTCCATCCAACCAAATAGGAAAACCTTATTCCAACAAATCAGGGACCACATATAGAATGAGCATTGGCTAAAAATTTCATATAGATCCTAATCGATCCATATGCTTCCATTTTCAATAAGATTCCAGCTAGATGCATGCATGTACAAAAATACACTCCATACTTATTTGGATAACTTTTTCTCATTCATCCAAAATCTATTCCGTAACCAAACACTACCTTCGAGAATTAAGCCATAAATATCAATGGCAAGTCAACGAGCTATTTCAGGTTTTGATTTCTGTATCAATAACAGGTTGTGGAAATGTACAAACATCCCATTATGGCATCACAAATTAAGATAAAATGGCTGTAAAATCATCATGATCAAAATATGAACACTCTCATCTAACAGTAATGCAAAATCCAATTGCAGCATGTCACAGAATACTACAAATTCAAGTTCTATGGATTATCTAAAGAATAATAACTATGACACTTACAAGATCATAATAAAGGTTTCTTAGAATTTAGAATTAGTCTTCTGCATATCTAGTGAAACCCTAAAGACCTGTTCAAATAATAATCCAAGGCTATGCATTCAATATTAACACTCAAGGAAAGCATAACATGCAATACAGTGAAACATGGAATTTCATATTTAGCAAGCAATAATGCAATGCAGTACTCCAGTTACCTGTATGTAGAGTATTACAGAGCAAAAACATATAATCCCAGAAATGCATTCTCAAAATATATGCTCAAGTATTGTACCAAAGCAGAGCAAAACAGGTTCCAAAGTGGTAAGTATAACTTCGCAACAGTCACAGTACCAATCCCCGTAGCAATGAAGAAGTGTAACTACAACATGAGCATTAACTCTAGACCTTTCTCAGTTAACCTAAAAGTAAAAAGGAAAAACAACCACAGAGAGGGAGGAAAGCAGCGACCCACCTACCGAAGCCCCAGGATCCCCATTAATTGCACCATCTTTCTTTCCAGATTGATCTGCAGAACGTGAACCCCTGCTGTCCCCCTTTAAAATTTCACAGATTCAATAGACATAAAAGAACAAAACCAAACCGATTAATTTCCCTGACAGAAGCTAATTCCGTACAAAGAGAGGGGATAAAATAGAGAAGAAATAGATAAGATAAATGACGGCAAAAGGAAATACCTCCATCTTCAGCACCAACAAAAGTGCGCGCATGCCCCAACAGGATTAGATTCAAGGAAAAGAATTAAGCCATGCGTAAGTCCAACCGACCAATATAACCAACTCACGGGTACAGAAAttcagagaaagaagagaaggaagatcaCCTCTCTATAGAGCTGCAGATAGAGCTTGAGTGGCTCCACGTAATCCTCAAAGCCCAGCGTCCCCATCGCCCACAGCAGATCATCTCCATTGATCgtcttcctcttctccctctGGCACTTATCACTCGCCCTGCCCCAAAACCCGAGAATTCATAACCAACAGAAACAGATCACAGAAAGAGACGAGGAGAGCGGGGAAGAACGGCACCGACTCGCTGGTGATGAAGCTGATGAACTCGGAGACGCATTCCTGGACGGACTCCTTAGCGTCCTTGGCGATCTTGCCGTTCTCCGGTATCGCCTTCCTCATGATCCTCCCGATGTTGGCGATCGGAAGGAACCGATCCTGCTCCCTCGCGCCGCCACCGCCCCCGCCTCCCGGAGGCCCACCGTGCTCGCCGGAATGCCCGCTCTCCGGCGTCCCCGGAGCGCCGGACTCCGCCATGGGACCCTAGACCACAACCCTCGCCGCTCGTGAGACCCAAACCCTAAACCTAGCTCCATTGGGACGTAGAGAGAGAGCAGGGAAGAGCGCGGGCGGGCTTCTTTTAATATAAAAACACTGGGTGGGGGTATGGATCGGAGACTTACCTCGAAGGGTTAAAGTGGGAGGAGAGAAAGGGACGGAGAAGAGAGAGATCGGTAGGGGAGGGATGGATCGACGGACGTGAGAGCGGGATCGCAGGCTTCTCCGACGGATCACTGCCGTTGGTTTCGACTGCCGCTAGGAGACGTTCATCAGCGGAAGGAGAGCTCCCCCACTGCACCCGGTCCCAGACTCGGTGACTCTCTCCGTGTTTCGGTTGAATGGATGGATGGTTGATTGGTTTATAAAAGCAAGAGACTGGGGAATAGGGTGGTAGGCCGGTGGTTGCAGGTACATCTTAGGCCGTGAAAGTGTGAATGCGGTACACCGTCAGCGATCCATGTGAAGGGTATGAATTTGGACTGGAGTTAGGTGCAAGAACAGCAAGATGTTTTATAGGAGCAGAGGTGACCGAACTGGAAAACAGAGCCTGGATAACATGGTAGTTTATATTATGattgaggaggaaaaaaaaaataataaataaataaaaatatatatatatcaaaaatacCTAAGGCTCGTACCGACATCCTCATTGCGATACGAAGAATATTTAATTTATCATTTGACTAGCCAGTTCTTCTTCGAGAGTTCTTTTCTCAAATAatacgaaaaaaaatttttttaccaaaatatatcaaaacgaaacttatttaccaaactaatacaaaaggaaaaacaccattttgaatggcgttttttccctTCCACGTCAGCCCCTATTTCCACGCTGGCATCGtccgaaaataaaaaaaaaaataaaaaaacgccatttggaatggcgtctttaaaaacgccattttgaatggcgtttttaaaaacaccattcaaaatgcgTTTTTCAATTTTCCCCCCGAAAAAAATCGTGGGAAAatggaaaattttattttttaaactttggaattagtaaataaattaaaaaattaatttggattgaaatataaaatataaagattttaatttgtaattaatttaaaaaattataagaaaaaaaaattatcatagaaaataaaaaaaagagaaagaaatatgaaagaaatgaaaatattatttcaaattactttcggaaattaaaattaatttattttaaaaagattcaaaaaatttttaagaagagggttaaaaaattttataaaaacataaagaattgaaaaaaatagaaattataattgaaattgaataacaaagtttataatttttaattttaagaaataagaattataattgtaaatgaaattaaaaattttattgtaaataactaaataaatttaaatataaatttttaaagtattttttaaataaaagaaaaaaaatactaatagaatataaaaaagataaaagtggaaaaaaattaaaattaaaatttaaaaatatagaaattataaagtagattagaaaaaatatatcataaaataataaaattaaattgaattaattacaatttttttgttagggtattttataaatgtgacttaaaaaaagtaaatttgaaataaattttgataaaaaaatacattaaaaagttaaaaaattatgaaaagttaaaaagttgaaaagtgaaaatttttaaaaagtcaccaaaaataacaaatataaatttataaccaaaaaaaatgtaatgtttaattgaaataaaaatattttttaaatatattttataagaataaaattaatttaatttaaaaaattttcaaataaaatttgaaaatgacctaaaaaaatttcataaaaagataaagaattgaaaaaaatagaaatttataaataatcaaagaacaagcattataattcaaaatttaaaagaaataaaattttaaatattaattgaaataaatatattatttaaaattactttcggaaattaaaaagtaaatttattaaaaagattcaaaaaatttttaaaaatagggttaaaaaatattaaaaaatataaagaattgaaaaaaaaatagaaattataattgtaattgaagaacaaagtttataatttttaattttaagaaataagaattataattgtaaatgaaattaaaaattatattttaaataacaaaattaatttaaatataaatttttaaaaattattttaaataaaagaaaaaaaaatactagtagaatataaaaaatataaaattaaaaaaattaaaattaaaatttaaaaatatagaaattataaattagattagaaaaaatatatcataaaagaataaaataaaattaaattaattacaatttctttgttagggtattttatcaatgtgacttaaaaaaataagaaataagaattaaaattgtaattgaaattaaaaataatattttaattaataaattaaattaaatattataatttaaaaaataatttaaatgaaggaaaaaaaatgggtggaaaaattaaaatttaatttgaattaaaaattgataaaaaaaatacagtgtaaagttaaaaattgagaaaaaatatggaataagatattcataaaaaaatatttttttaattaaaagaaataaaaaaaaagggggaaaacgccatagagaatggcgttttcccctcccagatcccttttcccctctccttcttccttctcccttctccttctcctcttctcccttctcccttctcccttcttgatcttctccggcgtctctccgacggcacggcggcacggcggcgaggtctcggcggcggtgagttcttcccgcctctctctccatcttcctctttctctctccctcttcccctctctctctttctatcatcccggcggcgggccgcgcgtcccgacggcgggccgcgcgtcccggcggtggctcccggccccctctcctctctctcttcctctctctctctctctcttcctctctctctcccttcttcgtggccgccggccacagactggcggcggcgggccgcgcgtcccggcggcgggccgcgcgccccggcggcgggccgcgcgccccggcggtgggtcccgcgtcccggcggtggccccggccccctcctctctctcttcctctctctctctcccttctccttggccgccggccacagacggccggcggtgggccgcgcgtccTGGCGGCGGGtccgcgtcccgacggcgggtcccgcgtcccgacggtggcccccggccccctcctctctctcttcttctctctctctccctctctctctcccttctccgtggccgccggccacagactggcggcgccgggccgcgcgtcccggcggcgggccgcgcgccccggctgtgggtcccgcgtcccggcggtggccccggccccctcctctctctcttcctctctctctcttcctctctctctttcccttctccttggccgccggccacagacggccggcggtgggccgcgagtcccggcggcgggtcccgcgtcccggcggtggcccccggccccctcctctctctcttcttctctctctcttcctctctctctcccttctccgtggccgccggccacagactgccggcggcgggccgcgcgtcccggcggcgggccgcgcgccccggctgtgggtcccgcgtcccgacggtggccccggccccctcctctctctcttcctctctctctcttcctctctctctctcccttctccttggccgccggccacagacggccggcggtgggccgcgcgtcccggcggccggtcccgcgtcccggcggcgggtcccgcatcccgacggtggcccccggccctctcctctctctcttcctctctctctcccttctccttggccgccggccacagacggccggcggcggggcgCGCCTCCCGAAGGCGGGGCCCACATCCTGGCGGCGggcccgcgtcccgacggtgggccgcgccctcttctctctctcccttctcttcggTTGCTGGCCACAGACGGTCGACGGTGGGCCCCGCGCCCCGGTGGCCAAGGCGGGCCCGCACCCCGACGGCGGTCCTCGACCTCGTCTCTTCCGGCGGGGCCGCTTGCCCTGACGGCGGGCCCCGCGTCTCGACGGTGGGCTCAGACGGTCGGTGGGGCTGCGTGCGCTGAAGGCGGGCCCCACGTGGTGATGGCTCCGATGCGATCGGTTGCGATGACGGTGGGGTCCATGGATTCCGACGTtcgtttttttttatctcattaatttaattttatttttatctttatttaattaaatttaattgtattttaaatttttaaatatattgcatttcatgaaaacgtagacccgtcaattgatcaatgtataatattctacgttatccgtataaaatatatatgaaatatatatttttatatggatatcgtaaaatacatacattggtcaattgattgtccagtttggacagtttgagaattgcatttaattctatagataattacattattcgaatgatatgcggagggttcgagaaaaatttcggacagtatttttctttagttctcctcacacattttgagtcgtgtggggagaactaaggagaaatgctgccgaaatttctttcggtcctttttgcgtatcgtttgattaatgtaattaatctatagaattaatgcaattcccgaatgggataggatctatctgtacctatttgttgatgatatgatgcatgtatcatgtaaattttttcaattctattttaaatttttaaatatattgcatttcatgaaaacgtagacccgtcaattgatcaatgtataatattctacgttatccgtataaaatatatatttcatatatatttttatatggatatcgtaaaatacatacattatcaattgattgtccagtttggacagtttgggaattgcatttaattctatagataattacattattcgaatgatatgcggagggttcgagagatatttcggacagtatttttctttagttctcctcacacattttgagtcgtgtggggagaactaagggaaatgctgccgaaatttctttcggtcatttttgcgtatcgtttgattaatgtaattaatctatagaattaatgcaatttccgaatgggataggatctatctgtacctatttgttgatgatatgatgcatgtatcatgtaaattttttcaattgtattttaaatttttaaatatattgtatttcatgaaaacgtagacccgtcaattgattaatgtataatattctacgttatccgtataaaatatatatttcatatatatttttatatggatatcgtaaaatacatacattgatcaattgattgtccagtttggacagtttgggaattgcatttaattctatagataattacattattcgaatgatatgcggagggttcgagagatatttcggacagtatttttctttagttctcctcacacattttgagtcgtgtggggagaactaaggggaaatgctgccgaaatttctttcggtcctttttgcgtatcgtttgattaatgtaattaatctatagaattaatgcaattcccgaatgggataggatctatctgtacctatttgttgatgatatgatgcatgtatcatgtaaattttttcaattgtattttaaatttttaaatatattgcatttcatgaaaacgtagacccgtcaattgatcaatgtataatattctatgttatccgtataaaatatatattcatatatatttttatatggatatcgtaaaatacatacattgatcaattgattgtccagtttggacagtttgggaattgcatttaattctatagataatacattattcgaatgatatgcagagggttcgagagatatttcggacagtatttttctttagttctcctcacacattttgagtcgtgtggggagaactaaggggaaatgctaccgaaatttctttcggtcctttttgcgtatcgtttgattaatgtaattaatctatagaattaatgtaattcccgaatgggataggatctatctgtacctatttgttgatgatatgatgcatgtatcatgtaaattttttcaattgtattttaaatttttaaatatattgtatttcatgaaaacgttgacccgtcaattgatcaatgtataatattctacgttatccgtataaaatatatatttcatatatatttttatatggatatcgtaaaatacatacattgatcaattgattgtccagtttggacagtttgggaattgcatttaattctatagataattacattattcgaatgatatgcggagggttcgagagatatttcggacagtatttttctttagttctcctcacacattttgagtcgtgtggggagaactaagggaaatgctgccgaaatttctttcggtcctttttgcgtatcgtttgattaatgtaattaatctatagaattaatgcaattctcgaatgggataggatctatctgtacctatttgttgatgatatgatgcatgtatcatgtaaattttttcaattgtattttaaatttttaaatatattgcatttcatgaaaacgtagacccgtcaattgatcaatgtataatattctacgttatccgtataaaatatatatttcatatatatttttatatggatatcgtaaaatacatacattgatcaattgattgtccagtttggacagtttgggaattgcatttaattctatagataattacattattcgaatgatatgcggagggttcgagagatatttcggacagtatttttctttagttctcctcacacattttgagtcgtgtggggagaactaagggaaattgctgtacattttagtgattttgtggatgatgcatatacaattacagcatatatgaatgcttggacggtaatttcaatccactaccacatgaagattattggatgcatacacgtatgttcaaatacatgcctgatcatcatcgtttgagaccgaagcagaaaggtagaccaaagtcaacgagactacgaaatgagatggatgataggcaaataagaaataagaatcactgtggtatttgtagggaacagggtcatgatcgtcgtcgctgtcctaggatagttcaacatacttcaacttcaagcagcggaagaaattgaaagctttgaaaatttatttttgtcagtgttttatgaattactgcgagattgtatttgaatttacgtgtgtaatatgttgggatgaactgaattttatgtttaagttgtattgtgtgataatattatattttaaaaaaaaatttaaaatattgtcttactttttttaatatatctgtGATAATTTTGCTTGAggcagcgtattatggcttacgatccacgatatcccggtcctcgagacagcagtattcttacattgcaggagcatcaTCGATCGCAGACTATTTTAAATGGCGGTGTAAGTATTACAATCTtttttactctttaaattttcattttaaaaatcatatacgttatctaattattatattttattacaggagtccagacatcttcgtctacgacgatccgatgcagatttttggaggacagaggatatcccacgtagagtgttagattatttacgatatctgggattttatggagtatatcggatcggtcgtatacagatggacgttggtcttattactgctttgcttgagagatggcgtccagagacacacacatttcatcttccatttggtgaggcgaccatcactttacaggatgtcagcatccttactggactaccagttgatggagatccagttaccggagttgatcccgcacttaccattccggagtgacaggctttgtgcttgcgattgttagggtttgagcccgacgcacattttttcgatcattcacgactcaggattgagtgtttggatgatcgttatcgtcattttcatattgcggatgatgcaccggaggagatggtgcagcagtatgttaggggtcaggtgctgcgattgttaggtggtgtcctgttacctgatacttcatcgaataagatgaagttgatgtttctgccattattagaggatttagacttcgctcgtcgactcagttggggcagtgcagtactagcttgtctataccgagctatgtgtcggggggcctatgctgatcagagcgagattggcggttatcttgtattattgcaggtatgtgaattaaattttttatttttaatatttaattatatatgatattgaatatattatttatttaatttttgaaatttgcagatttgggtatgggagcgtatgccgactatcagtccattacgacgacagttgctcgagatgccatcagagcagcaggatcctgatgttccattcagactagacggtccattaggatacaggtatcgaaatattattatttttatttaaatttttttttttaaatttatttaatattagtacattgtgaaacagatggaacgttgcattcaacgttcatcacgtatcgacaagagtggcacgggtttataggtgccagttggatacattagttgatacatctagacggataaattttaaattttttacaaatatcaatttacagtattcataatctattataaatttttattaattttttttattttaattatattatatcagtttttgtgggagccatatacagatgggatattggctatactgccgcagatgtgtacagttggacacgacatatggactgctagggtgccgcttatttgttttgatgtggtagagtggcatcttcccgatcgtgtcctgcggcagtttggtcagattcagggcatcccagagcagtttgataccagtcagggacttcatcgtattgatcgacgagggagagctcgtatcgactggcgtatcagacatgcacagtacatcgatatttgggatgcacgtcgagatcacattgttcatggtgatcctattttgagaggtcgttcatatactgatgactacatggcttgattttttagcattacagtgcgagtcattggacagtctcagtatgcagtttctggatacgagggcgagagttctactgtacgtcttttggtaagattacgaaaattacttcatgttatttgtgttatatttttgttttatattgtacactatactgattgttttatactaactgttctatttcTATGTTATAGACTGATTCTGTGTCGGAACTCGTATTGgacactcgtcgtgctttatctacgactgatgaggacgagcggattcagatactgcgggagatggagagaacaggttccggagcattgagggcgattggtgttgatccacatacctgtgcgccttggtatggagcagttcggacgccagatatgagttatacgccgtcaccatatgcttcacatatgccatcaccgcatattccgcatatgtcatcattcgatgctgcacagatgccaccgctttttcatccacagatggcagcgtcttcttcgtcctacatcccccagatgccatcacgggtaccagttggccacatgagtatgatacttttttttcaggtccatccgtgtatccagatgagagagttgaacggtctctcagtccgtagatgatccgacagcatcagttattcctgagcagcatgatcagcagatctcctccactgatataggagaggagccatcacagcaggagcagccgacgaggaccttcctgagaaggtccaagcgaccacgggcgccgcgacgtccttgtgggacttagtctttattgtatttgtatttagtatttttacatttttgttgtactattttttttgatatatttaacattttgattctattgaataatattaaatattgatttcattttatattatttaattttaaattattggatattatgatttgtgcatatggatacacatactcgaacgtgtctcagaacattaggagagaaaatgttatgCCGGCGGGCCGTACTTCCCGGGGGCGAGCCCCGCATCCCGATGGCCACGGCGGGCtcccgcgccccgacggcggtcctcagcCCCCGTCTCTCCCGGCGGTGGGTCCCGTCTCGATTGGTTGTGggtccagagcagtttgataccagttagggacttcatcgtattgatcgacgagggagagttcgtatcgactggcgtatcagacatgcacagtacatcgatatttgggatgcacgtcgagatcttattgttcatggtgatcctattttgagaggtcgttcatatactgatgactacatgacttgattttttagcattatggtgcgagtcattggacagtctcagtatgcagtttctggatacgagggcgagagttctactgtacgtcttttggtaaattatgaaaattacttcatgttatttgtgttatatttttgttttatattgtacactatactgattgttttatactaactgttctatttttattttatagacttattctatgtcggatctcgtgttggacgctcgtcgtgctttatctacgactgatgaggacgagcggattcagatactgcgggagatggagagaacaggttccggaacatttgtggcgattggtgttgatccacatacctgtgcgctttggtatggagcagttcgggcgctagatatgagttatacgccgtcac
Coding sequences within it:
- the LOC140858650 gene encoding nuclear transcription factor Y subunit B-2-like; the encoded protein is MAESGAPGTPESGHSGEHGGPPGGGGGGGAREQDRFLPIANIGRIMRKAIPENGKIAKDAKESVQECVSEFISFITSEASDKCQREKRKTINGDDLLWAMGTLGFEDYVEPLKLYLQLYREVIFLLFFL